In Danaus plexippus chromosome 19, MEX_DaPlex, whole genome shotgun sequence, the following are encoded in one genomic region:
- the LOC116768113 gene encoding furin-like protease 2 has product MVLSWRALALLAALQMCSCLPKALYHNHFAIHVPAGEKHADDIATRHGFINHGQIGALKGYYLLSHHGVHKRSTEPSHEHHHKLNNEPEVKWFEQQRERRRMKRDYSPYESTLWSQLSRRLPSHRTRHRAITPSPFFSDPLFKEQWYLNGGAKDGLDMNVMPAWQRGYTGKGVVVSILDDGIQTNHPDLAQNYDPLASTDINGNDDDPMPQDNGDNKHGTRCAGEVAAVAYNQYCGVGIAYNASIGGVRMLDGVVNDAVEARALGLNPDHIDIYSASWGPEDDGKTVDGPGPLARRAFIYGVTSGRRGKGSIFVWASGNGGRHTDSCNCDGYTNSIFTLSISSATQGGFKPWYLEECSSTLASTYSSGTPGHDKSVATVDMDGRLRSDHICTVEHTGTSASAPLAAGICALALEANPNLTWRDMQYLVVLTSRPQPLEKETGWIVNGVKRKVSHKFGYGLMDASEMVNLAEQWVSVPPQHICKSQEINEDKAIESSFGYTLKVHMDVNGCSGTVNEVRYLEHVQCKISLRFFPRGNLRILLTSPMGTTSSLLFERPRDVISSNFDDWPFLSVHFWGERAEGRWTLQIVNAGNRHVNQPGILKKWQLIFYGTSTDPIRLRSKRPAQAAPAFAFPTAADGYEAAGDSFYNTDAFTNYQNFPSLFAAGSNPEKAIARLDGHNVPSPHGENVLADSNDKRVMHDCDPECDSQGCYEKGPTQCIACKHYRLDDACVSRCPPRSFANQGGVCWPCHETCETCVGPGQDSCLTCSPAHLLVADLGLCIQQCPDGYWENSEASACRPCAAHCSTCSERADACTSCEHHLVLYNGTCATSCPPSTYETEDYSCAKCHESCNTCHGPGEQHCVTCPASSYVLDGRCLSTCPSGYYADKKRKECMKCPIGCATCLASLCQSCNSNWELNRKGKCVAAGSDRCNAGEFSDGSQCQLCHNDCDSCYGETEGNCLTCPSPNLLQNHKCVPECSRGYYSEAGRCTRCIHGCSECASRLNCTFCTGSLRLQSGTCRTACAEGYYADRGTCSKCYLSCATCIGPRRDQCASCPRGWRLAAGECHPECPQGFYKTADGCRHCHHYCRECDGSGPLHCTSCPQRFMLDGGLCMECLSSQYYESSSGLCRSCHESCRTCSGPGQYSCTACSRPLRLDRLNNQCVQCCSERANNATSDCCHCDSDTGECINSSGAVRRIAEWGALHTDENHPELATTVIVLCAAAGLVLVAVAVVLHKRSQKPQARSKGLTYAALSSEDADVLVVGRNRLVEHVLQDEHARPEHVLGSDDLEHAPLMKHST; this is encoded by the exons ATGGTGCTGTCATGGCGTGCGCTGGCGCTGCTAGCCGCGCTTCAAATGTGCTCATGCTTACCGAAAGCACTATATCACAATCACTTCGCTATCCATGTACCAGCTGGCGAAAAACACGCGGATGACATCGCGACAAGACATGGTTTCATCAACCATGGCCAG ATTGGAGCCCTCAAGGGATACTACTTGCTGTCACATCACGGAGTTCACAAACGGTCTACAGAACCAAGTCACGAGCATCATCACAAGTTAAATAATGAACCCGAG GTTAAATGGTTCGAGCAACAACGCGAGAGGCGTAGAATGAAACGTGATTACAGCCCTTATGAGAGCACATTATGGTCGCAGTTGTCTCGAAGGCTGCCCTCCCATAGAACCCGTCACCGCGCCATTACACCCTCGCCTTTCTTCTCCGATCCGTTGTTTAAAGAGCAATGGTATTTG aatggCGGTGCGAAAGATGGACTTGACATGAATGTAATGCCGGCGTGGCAAAGAGGTTACACTGGAAAGGGTGTAGTTGTGTCAATCCTTGATGACGGTATACAAACCAACCATCCCGACCTCGCGCAGAACtat gatCCTCTCGCTTCCACTGACATAAATGGGAACGACGATGATCCAATGCCTCAAGACAACGGCGATAACAAACATGGAACCCGTTGTGCCGGGGAGGTTGCCGCTGTAGCATATAATCAGTACTGTGGTGTCGGTATAGCATACAATGCTAGTATAGGAGGAGTCCGTATGTTGGACGGTGTAGTGAATGACGCGGTGGAAGCCAGAGCTCTTGGTCTTAACCCCGATCACATTGACATATACAGTGCCTCGTGGGGTCCTGAAGATGATGGGAAGACGGTAGACGGGCCGGGTCCGCTTGCTAGAAG AGCTTTTATTTATGGAGTTACAAGTGGTAGGCGCGGTAAAGGAAGTATATTCGTGTGGGCTTCGGGAAACGGTGGTCGCCATACAGACTCCTGTAATTGTGATggatatacaaatagtatatttactttatcaaTATCGAGTGCGACACAAGGGGGATTTAAACCTTGGTATCTAGAAGAATGTTCATCGACTCTAGCCTCCACATACAGCTCGGGTACTCCGGGTCATGATAAGAGTGTTGCTACTGTTGATATGGACGGCAGATTAAGATCAGATCATATTTGTACAGTGGAACATACAGGAACGTCCGCATCTGCACCTTTAGCAGCCGGTATTTGTGCCCTTGCGCTGGAAGCTAATCCAAATTTGACCTGGAGAGATATGCAGTATTTAGTAGTGTTAACATCACGTCCACAACCCCTCGAAAAAGAAACTGGGTGGATTGTGAACGGTGTGAAGAGAAAAGTTAGTCACAAGTTTGGCTATGGTTTAATGGACGCATCGGAAATGGTGAATTTGGCGGAACAATGGGTATCAGTACCACCGcaacatatatgtaaatcgcAGGAAATTAATGAGGACAAAGCTATTGAATCCTCATTTGGTTATACACTAAAAGTACATATGGATGTTAATGGTTGCAGTGGAACAGTTAATGAAGTGAGATATCTAGAACATGTCCAGTGCAAAATATCGTTGAGGTTTTTCCCTAGAGGTAATCTCCGCATACTTCTTACTTCGCCGATGGGAACAACGTcctctttattatttgaaagacCTAGAGATGTTATCAGTTCCAACTTTGATGATTGGCCCTTCTTAAGTGTTCATTTCTGGGGTGAGAGAGCCGAAGGTAGATGGACTTTGCAGATCGTTAATGCTGGTAACAGGCATGTTAACCAACCAGGCATTCTCAAAAAATGGCAGTTGATATTTTACGGCACATCAACAGACCCTATACGGTTAAGGTCGAAAAGACCTGCACAAGCAGCGCCAGCCTTTGCTTTTCCAACTGCCGCTGACGGTTACGAAGCTGCCGGGGATTCTTTTTACAATACTGACGCGTTTACAAATTACCAGAACTTTCCTTCATTATTCGCCGCTGGGTCAAACCCCGAAAAGGCGATAGCACGTCTCGACGGACACAATGTCCCTTCACCGCATGGGGAAAATGTCCTCGCTGATAGTAATGATAAGCGCGTCATGCACGATTGTGATCCCGAATGCGATTCTCAAGGTTGCTATGAAAAAGGACCCACACAATGTATAGCCTGTAAGCATTACAGACTAGATGATGCCTGTGTATCTCGATGCCCTCCGAGAAGTTTTGCCAATCAAGGTGGTGTTTGTTGGCCCTGTCATGAAACATGTGAAACATGCGTGGGCCCAGGACAAGATTCATGTTTGACATGTTCGCCAGCACATTTATTAGTGGCTGATTTGGGTTTGTGTATACAACAATGTCCTGATGGATATTGGGAAAATAGCGAAGCGTCAGCTTGTCGGCCGTGTGCTGCACACTGTTCCACCTGCTCAGAGAGAGCTGATGCATGTACCTCATGTGAACATCATTTAGTACTATATAACGGAACTTGTGCCACATCCTGCCCACCTTCAACGTATGAAACGGAAGACTATAGCTGTGCTAAATGTCATGAAAGTTGCAACACTTGTCACGGACCTGGAGAGCAACATTGTGTCACATGTCCCGCTTCTAGTTATGTGCTTGATGGGCGTTGTCTGAGCACGTGTCCAAGTGGTTATTACGCAGATAAGAAAAGGAAAGAATGCATGAA ATGTCCCATTGGTTGTGCAACTTGTTTGGCTTCTTTGTGCCAATCTTGTAACTCAAATTGGGAATTGAACAGAAAAGGGAAATGTGTGGCGGCTGGAAGTGACAGGTGTAATGCTGGTGAATTTTCGGATGGTAGCCAATGTCAGCTGTGTCACAATGACTGCGATTCGTGTTACGGTGAAACTGAAGGCAACTGTCTAACGTGTCCATCACCCAACCTTTTACAGAATCACAA atGTGTACCAGAATGTAGTCGTGGGTACTACTCTGAAGCCGGTCGCTGCACTCGTTGTATCCACGGTTGCAGCGAGTGCGCATCGAGACTAAACTGCACTTTCTGCACTGGGTCCCTCAGACTTCAGTCTGGTACTTGTAGAACAGCCTGTGCAGAAGG TTACTATGCTGATCGTGGAACATGTTCTAAGTGCTACTTATCGTGTGCTACTTGCATTGGTCCACGTCGTGATCAGTGCGCCTCGTGTCCCCGTGGCTGGAGGCTGGCGGCTGGTGAATGTCACCCTGAATGTCCACAGG GTTTCTATAAGACCGCCGACGGTTGCCGTCACTGTCACCACTACTGCCGCGAGTGTGACGGCTCCGGGCCGTTACACTGCACGTCGTGTCCTCAACGCTTCATGTTAGACGGCGGGCTGTGTATGGAGTGTTTGAGCTCTCAATACTATGAAAGCAGCAGTGGATTATGTCGATCGTGTCACGAATCGTGTAGGACTTGCTCTGGACCCGGACAGTACAGCTGTACGGCGTGTTCGAGACCATTGCGGTTGGATAG GTTGAACAACCAATGTGTTCAGTGTTGTTCGGAGCGAGCCAACAACGCTACCTCAGACTGTTGTCACTGTGATTCTGACACAG